In Nitrospira sp., the following proteins share a genomic window:
- the prfA gene encoding peptide chain release factor 1, which translates to MADTNTAESKEALLLAKWETTARRFDELTRQLTEPSVLSQPEQLRKLNKERSDLEEIAHLFAEFQALTRQLADAEQMLRDAGVDAGLKALATEEVRTLQGRRSQMEERAMELLVPKDPRNEKNIFVEIRAGAGGEEAALFAGDLLRMYMRYAERKRLKTELMEADETGIGGYKNVVLLVEGKGAYGQLRHESGVHRVQRVPATEAAGRIHTSTVTVAVMPEVEEVEVQVNPNDLRIDTFCSSGAGGQSVNTTKSAVRITHIPTGVVVTCQDERSQLKNRAKAMRTLRTRIVEAEKDKQEAVIAQQRKSQVGTGDRSEKIRTYNFPQNRVTDHRIGLTLHKLDQVMEGTLDEMIEALKAAQTKQMVEAS; encoded by the coding sequence ATGGCTGACACGAACACGGCAGAATCTAAGGAAGCGTTGCTGCTGGCTAAGTGGGAAACCACGGCCAGGCGCTTCGACGAGCTGACGCGCCAGCTCACGGAGCCGTCCGTCCTCAGCCAGCCTGAGCAGCTGCGCAAGCTCAACAAGGAGCGTAGCGATCTGGAGGAAATCGCGCACCTCTTTGCCGAATTCCAGGCACTGACAAGACAGCTCGCTGATGCAGAGCAGATGCTCAGAGATGCCGGCGTCGACGCCGGTCTGAAGGCGCTCGCAACAGAGGAAGTTCGTACGCTTCAGGGACGGCGCAGCCAGATGGAAGAGCGGGCAATGGAGCTACTAGTGCCAAAGGACCCACGCAACGAGAAGAACATCTTTGTGGAAATCCGGGCGGGCGCCGGTGGCGAGGAGGCCGCGCTGTTTGCTGGCGATCTGCTGCGTATGTACATGCGCTACGCGGAACGGAAACGGTTGAAAACGGAGTTGATGGAGGCAGACGAGACCGGCATCGGTGGCTACAAGAATGTCGTCCTGCTGGTCGAAGGTAAGGGGGCCTATGGTCAGCTCAGGCACGAGAGCGGCGTGCACCGCGTCCAGCGGGTGCCGGCTACGGAAGCCGCCGGACGCATCCACACCTCGACGGTGACGGTGGCGGTGATGCCGGAAGTGGAGGAAGTCGAAGTGCAGGTCAATCCGAATGATCTGCGTATCGATACCTTCTGCTCCTCAGGTGCCGGCGGGCAAAGCGTCAATACGACTAAGTCAGCCGTACGGATCACGCACATTCCGACCGGCGTGGTCGTTACGTGTCAGGACGAGCGGTCGCAGTTGAAGAACCGCGCTAAGGCCATGCGGACCCTGCGCACGCGGATCGTCGAGGCGGAGAAGGACAAGCAGGAGGCCGTGATCGCGCAGCAGCGCAAGTCGCAGGTTGGGACGGGCGATCGGAGCGAGAAGATTCGGACGTACAATTTTCCGCAGAACCGCGTGACGGATCACCGCATCGGTCTGACGCTGCACAAGCTCGACCAGGTCATGGAGGGCACTCTGGACGAGATGATTGAAGCCCTGAAGGCTGCGCAGACGAAACAGATGGTGGAGGCCTCCTGA
- the rpmE gene encoding 50S ribosomal protein L31, giving the protein MKKSIHPVYREANVSCACGAKFKTRTTVGDLKVDICSNCHPFFTGTQKILDTEGRVERFNKKYAKKTK; this is encoded by the coding sequence ATGAAAAAAAGTATTCATCCGGTGTATCGGGAAGCCAACGTCAGTTGCGCCTGCGGAGCCAAGTTCAAGACGCGCACGACGGTCGGCGACCTCAAGGTGGACATTTGCTCCAATTGCCATCCCTTCTTCACGGGTACGCAGAAGATCTTGGATACGGAAGGGCGTGTGGAGCGGTTCAACAAGAAGTACGCCAAGAAAACGAAGTAA